Proteins encoded by one window of Pseudomonas tructae:
- a CDS encoding LysR substrate-binding domain-containing protein, with protein MDKIRHLPSLQALQALVEVADAGSFTQAAHSLCLTQSAVSRKIQLLESHFGVAMFVRSSRSLQLTAEGEQVLASARSIFEQLHTLQERLSPQQRPFRIRMHVSLAVRWLLPKLSEFYRLHPDISLSIETVATERVEPASDSDAYIAYLPEPSQNSACSTLFEETLVPVCTPGLGLDSEADLVRFALLHGSTDQQTWSQWLAARGGKPREDYRHIPFNLDELALDAAARGLGVAMTDLTLAAESIDRGVLIVPFGQPLKTGGVYSLCLQAAGAGHPACARVMQWFAEQRGG; from the coding sequence ATGGATAAAATTCGCCACCTGCCTTCGCTGCAAGCCCTGCAGGCACTGGTTGAAGTCGCCGACGCCGGCAGCTTCACCCAGGCCGCGCACTCCCTGTGCCTGACCCAGAGCGCGGTGAGCCGCAAGATCCAGTTGCTGGAGAGCCATTTTGGCGTGGCCATGTTCGTGCGCAGCAGCCGCAGCCTGCAGCTCACGGCTGAAGGCGAACAGGTGCTGGCCAGCGCACGGAGCATTTTCGAACAACTGCACACCCTCCAAGAGCGCCTGTCACCGCAACAGCGCCCGTTCCGCATCCGCATGCATGTGTCGCTGGCGGTACGCTGGTTGCTGCCCAAGCTCAGCGAGTTCTACCGCTTGCACCCGGACATCTCGCTATCGATCGAGACTGTGGCCACAGAGCGGGTGGAACCGGCCAGCGACAGCGACGCCTACATCGCCTACCTGCCCGAACCCTCCCAGAACTCGGCCTGCTCGACGCTGTTCGAGGAAACCCTGGTACCAGTGTGCACGCCCGGGCTCGGGCTGGATTCAGAGGCGGACCTGGTGCGTTTTGCCCTGTTGCACGGCTCCACCGACCAGCAGACCTGGAGCCAATGGCTGGCGGCGCGAGGTGGCAAGCCGCGGGAGGACTATCGGCACATCCCGTTCAACCTCGATGAACTGGCGCTGGATGCGGCGGCGCGGGGCTTGGGGGTGGCGATGACCGACCTGACCCTGGCTGCCGAATCGATCGATCGCGGCGTACTGATCGTGCCGTTCGGGCAGCCGCTGAAAACCGGCGGGGTCTATTCCTTGTGCCTGCAGGCCGCCGGGGCCGGGCACCCGGCGTGTGCGCGGGTGATGCAGTGGTTTGCCGAGCAGCGCGGCGGCTGA
- a CDS encoding suppressor of fused domain protein has product MNIFKTLLDSLKKPAPPQDPAITPAEADNQAARQAGEACLDRHWSSVGTVENDVLAYLISPSFSGGPHWPSTRQAYRVVRRGDSIILATEGLSDPFDDDEGQGNGFEMELFVETADIPEHARGPLGEVDPFKRSWAFELIENVAKTVADAGGITPQLERYGALSLELPGFSESHHISSQVPAQFVTEDDCIGVLLGGLVPDFPIRLDGMPLSPVTLVPVVLITAAELEYIRAGGGAARSDLVSRLQAAGVGHVSSLQRASVV; this is encoded by the coding sequence ATGAACATCTTCAAAACGCTACTCGATTCATTGAAAAAACCAGCGCCCCCGCAAGACCCAGCCATCACCCCAGCTGAAGCCGACAACCAGGCCGCCAGGCAAGCCGGCGAAGCCTGCCTGGACCGTCACTGGAGCAGCGTCGGTACTGTGGAAAACGATGTCCTGGCCTACCTCATCAGCCCGAGCTTTTCCGGTGGCCCACACTGGCCTTCGACCCGTCAGGCCTACCGGGTGGTGCGCCGTGGCGACTCGATTATCCTGGCCACCGAAGGCCTGTCTGACCCCTTCGACGATGACGAAGGGCAGGGTAATGGTTTCGAGATGGAGCTGTTTGTTGAAACAGCGGACATCCCCGAGCATGCCCGTGGGCCACTGGGTGAGGTTGACCCGTTCAAGCGCAGCTGGGCATTCGAGTTGATCGAGAACGTTGCCAAGACCGTGGCCGATGCCGGTGGCATCACTCCGCAGCTGGAAAGGTACGGTGCGTTGTCGCTGGAGCTGCCTGGCTTTAGCGAGTCCCACCACATCAGCAGCCAGGTTCCCGCGCAGTTCGTCACCGAGGACGACTGCATCGGCGTGCTGCTGGGTGGCCTGGTGCCAGACTTCCCGATCCGTTTGGACGGCATGCCGCTGTCGCCGGTGACCCTGGTGCCGGTGGTGTTGATCACCGCGGCCGAGCTTGAATACATCCGCGCAGGCGGCGGCGCGGCCCGCAGTGATCTGGTAAGCCGATTGCAAGCGGCCGGTGTGGGGCATGTCAGCAGCCTGCAGCGCGCCAGCGTGGTGTGA
- a CDS encoding GNAT family N-acetyltransferase — protein sequence MPNLEWLEQHMQHCDTFAERLYRQFSYEYADISLQEWQREFAEGQRNGDWQCLIALQDGRLLGGAVLARDDLPGRPELGPWLACVLVEPQARGQGLAEKLIEGICQQARERGVATLYLHTHDQSAYYAKRGWSVREQFRAWGKAQWLMSRELLGQ from the coding sequence ATGCCGAATCTGGAATGGCTTGAACAACACATGCAGCACTGCGACACCTTCGCTGAGCGGCTGTATCGGCAATTCAGCTATGAATACGCCGATATCTCGCTCCAAGAGTGGCAGCGCGAGTTTGCCGAGGGCCAGCGCAACGGTGACTGGCAATGCCTGATCGCCCTGCAAGACGGCCGCTTGCTCGGTGGCGCGGTGCTGGCCCGCGATGACCTGCCCGGGCGCCCGGAGCTAGGGCCCTGGCTTGCGTGTGTGCTGGTCGAGCCGCAAGCGCGCGGTCAGGGGCTGGCAGAAAAGCTGATCGAAGGAATCTGCCAGCAAGCCCGGGAGCGCGGTGTGGCCACCTTGTACCTGCACACCCACGACCAGAGCGCGTACTACGCCAAACGCGGCTGGAGCGTGCGCGAGCAGTTCCGGGCATGGGGCAAGGCGCAGTGGTTGATGTCGCGGGAGTTGCTTGGGCAGTAG
- a CDS encoding NrtR DNA-binding winged helix domain-containing protein, with protein sequence MSAAEVLASVDIVALRLNPESKQLQVLLYRRERAPHEGEWALPGVIVNGRTPDNTLAAAADRAMSEKARILPRHLEQVGTEGNAFRDPRGWSMSTYYLALLGPQVEAGSEQLCFVDVASVIGRKQVLPFDHNLLVQLACERLASKAVYTNLPLYLAPERFTVLDALNAVQACLGHPVNNTSLRKRLERMKDEGWIRDTGEKNFPKMGRPQQLFEHTPKAETPFVFDRSLLPERSGT encoded by the coding sequence GTGAGTGCTGCAGAAGTACTGGCCAGCGTCGACATCGTCGCGCTGCGCCTGAACCCCGAGAGCAAGCAGTTGCAAGTGCTGTTGTACCGGCGCGAGCGCGCACCCCACGAAGGTGAATGGGCGCTGCCGGGAGTGATCGTCAATGGCCGCACCCCGGACAACACCCTGGCGGCCGCGGCTGACCGGGCAATGAGCGAAAAAGCGCGGATCTTGCCGCGGCACCTGGAGCAAGTCGGCACTGAAGGCAACGCCTTTCGCGACCCGCGCGGCTGGTCGATGAGCACCTACTACCTGGCCTTGCTCGGCCCGCAGGTCGAGGCCGGCAGCGAGCAGCTGTGCTTTGTCGACGTCGCCAGCGTCATCGGCCGCAAGCAGGTGTTGCCGTTCGACCATAACCTGCTGGTGCAACTGGCCTGCGAGCGCCTGGCGTCCAAGGCGGTTTACACTAACCTGCCGCTGTACCTGGCGCCGGAGCGCTTCACCGTGCTCGATGCCTTGAATGCGGTGCAGGCCTGTTTGGGTCACCCCGTCAACAACACCTCCCTGCGCAAGCGCCTGGAGCGCATGAAGGACGAGGGCTGGATTCGCGACACCGGCGAAAAGAACTTCCCGAAAATGGGCCGGCCCCAGCAACTGTTCGAGCACACGCCCAAAGCCGAGACACCCTTCGTGTTTGACCGTAGTCTGTTGCCCGAGCGCTCGGGTACCTGA